A single Populus alba chromosome 7, ASM523922v2, whole genome shotgun sequence DNA region contains:
- the LOC118063154 gene encoding uncharacterized protein isoform X2 has product MQQQQQQKHHRHKGPPRQPLIELQPGQVAFRVVCHVSKIGGLISHSSSVISPIWLEAGCLVHCEEAVKGSEHRVIVVVGSASPEKKIAVGEGETVEVSGAQEAVVRVLERMWRVDGKKDGGEYEGYCGLLANTSQIGAVVGREGRNIKRMKRTSGAHIWILQAPLCALKEDQLIQITGSSTLAVKKAVIAVTSCLQDYPTCEKDEVGLGIGAVRRRRSGSSGDPNAEFSPHSCSLLPTYSENIATDGDNKKPNEQSQVQFRMICSHGAAGIIIGKGGSVVRALQNQTGASIIFAPPITNSDDRLVTVSALENLESSHSPAQKALLLVFARSIEHDIERARSLGLIEEITVTATLLLPSNKVSCLIGRGGRVDSEMIETTGADIQILQGDRIFDFASKNDAVVQITGEEKNVQNALFQVTCKLRENLLPTEMLNGLRTGSLYRRAGEITMLHQSAGESLDSNQETSFEKRLDQITGSSSVAIKKAVIDVTSCLQDCPPYEKDEVDLSLGAVRRRRSGSSGEPMCSLLPTYSENIATDGDNKKPNEQSQVQFRMICSHGAAGSIIGTGGSIVRALQNQTGASISFAPPITNSDDRLVTVSALENLESSHSPAQNALLLVFARSIEHDIERARSLGLIEEITVTATLMLPSNKVSCLIGRGGRVDSEMIETTGADIQILQGDRIFDFASKNDAVVQITGEEKNVQNALFQVTCKLRENLLPTEMLNGLRTGSPYRRAGEITMLHQSAGESLDSNQETSFAKRFDQITGSSSVAIKKAVIDVTSCLQDCPPYEKDEVDLSLGAGRRRRSGSSGEPMCSLLPTYSENIATDGDNKKPNEQSQVQFRMICSHGAAGRIIGTGGSVVRALQNQTGASIIFAPPITNSDDRLVTVSALENLESSHSPAQNALLLVFARSIEHDIERARSLGLIEEITVTATLLLPPNKVSCLIGRGGRVDSEMIETTGADIQILQGDRIFDFASKNDAVMQITGEHKNVQNALFQVTCKLRDNLLPTKMLSGLRAGSPYRSAGESTMSHQSAGSVSRRMSRFQSGNRFGRKSGSST; this is encoded by the exons atgcagcaacagcagcagcagaagcACCACCGTCACAAGGGTCCTCCACGACAGCCGTTGATCGAGCTCCAACCGGGTCAGGTTGCATTCCGAGTAGTCTGTCATGTTTCGAAAATCGGTGGTCTCATCAGCCACTCCAGCTCCGTAATATCCCCAATCTGGCTTGAAGCCGGCTGCCTTGTTCACTGCGAGGAGGCGGTGAAGGGGTCGGAGCACCGGGTGATAGTGGTGGTGGGGTCCGCTTCCCCAGAGAAGAAAATCGCGGTGGGTGAAGGTGAGACGGTGGAAGTGTCTGGAGCGCAGGAGGCGGTGGTTAGGGTTTTAGAAAGGATGTGGAGGGTGGATGGGAAGAAGGATGGTGGCGAGTACGAGGGTTATTGTGGACTTTTGGCCAATACGTCGCAGATTGGTGCCGTTGTGGGTAGAGAAGGCAGGAATATCAAGAGAATGAAGAGAACTAGTGGGGCTCATATCTGGATTCTCCAGGCTCCACTATGCGCTTTGAAGGAAGATCAATTAATTCAG attacagGCAGTAGCACTCTGGCTGTAAAGAAAGCAGTGATTGCTGTAACTAGCTGCCTTCAAGATTATCCTACATGCGAGAAGGATGAAGTGGGTTTAGGAATTGGAGCTGTTAGGAGAAGGAGAAGTGGTTCCTCTGGTGATCCAAATGCTGAATTCTCTCCTCATTCATGTTCCCTGCTACCCACATATTCTGAAAATATTGCAACTGATGGAGACAATAAGAAACCTAATGAACAATCACAAGTTCAATTTAGGATGATCTGCTCCCATGGTGCAGCTGGGATCATCATAGGCAAGGGAGGGTCTGTAGTCAGAGCTCTGCAAAATCAAACTGGTGCTTCTATCATCTTTGCTCCTCCTATAACCAACTCCGATGACCGTCTAGTTACTGTTTCTGCATTGGAGAACCTTGAATCATCCCACTCTCCTGCACAGAAAGCACTTCTTCTTGTCTTTGCTAGATCTATTGAGCATGACATTGAAAGAGCTCGTTCCTTGGGCTTGATTGAGGAAATTACCGTGACAGCAACCCTCCTGCTGCCATCAAATAAGGTCTCTTGTTTGATTGGAAGAGGAGGTAGGGTAGATTCAGAAATGATAGAAACAACTGGTGCTGACATACAGATTTTGCAAGGGGACCGAATCTTTGATTTCGCTTCAAAGAATGATGCAGTAGTGCAG ATTACAGGCGAGGAGAAAAATGTACAGAATGCTCTGTTTCAAGTTACCTGTAAACTGAGGGAGAATCTTTTGCCTACTGAGATGCTCAATGGATTGAGGACAGGGAGCCTTTATAGAAGAGCGGGGGAGATCACCATGTTGCATCAATCAGCTGGTGAATCTCTAGATTCCAATCAGGAAACAAGCTTTGAAAAAAGATTGGATCAA attacagGGAGTAGCTCTGTGGCCATAAAGAAAGCAGTGATTGATGTAACTAGCTGTCTTCAAGATTGTCCTCCATACGAGAAGGATGAGGTGGATTTAAGCCTTGGAGCTGTTAGGAGAAGAAGAAGTGGTTCCTCTGGTGAACCAATGTGTTCCCTGCTACCCACATATTCTGAAAATATTGCAACTGATGGAGACAATAAGAAACCTAATGAACAATCACAAGTTCAATTTAGGATGATCTGCTCCCATGGTGCAGCTGGGAGCATCATAGGCACGGGAGGATCCATAGTCAGAGCTCTGCAAAATCAAACTGGTGCTTCTATCAGCTTTGCTCCTCCTATAACCAACTCCGATGACCGTCTAGTTACTGTTTCTGCATTGGAGAACCTTGAATCATCCCACTCTCCTGCACAGAATGCACTTCTTCTTGTCTTTGCTAGATCTATTGAGCATGACATTGAAAGAGCTCGTTCCTTGGGCTTGATTGAGGAAATTACCGTGACAGCAACCCTCATGCTGCCATCAAATAAGGTCTCTTGTTTGATTGGAAGAGGAGGTAGGGTAGATTCAGAAATGATAGAAACAACTGGTGCTGACATACAGATTTTGCAAGGGGACCGAATCTTTGATTTCGCTTCAAAGAATGATGCAGTAGTGCAG ATTACAGGCGAGGAGAAAAATGTACAGAATGCTCTGTTTCAAGTTACCTGTAAACTGAGGGAGAATCTTTTGCCTACCGAGATGCTCAATGGATTGAGGACAGGGAGCCCCTATAGAAGAGCGGGGGAGATCACCATGTTGCATCAATCAGCTGGTGAATCTCTAGATTCCAATCAGGAAACAAGCTTTGCAAAAAGATTTGATCAA attacagGGAGCAGCTCTGTGGCCATAAAGAAAGCAGTGATTGATGTAACTAGCTGTCTTCAAGATTGTCCTCCATACGAGAAGGATGAGGTGGATTTAAGCCTTGGAGCTGGTAGGAGAAGAAGAAGTGGTTCCTCTGGTGAACCAATGTGTTCCCTGCTACCCACATATTCTGAAAATATTGCAACTGATGGAGACAATAAGAAACCTAATGAACAATCACAAGTTCAATTTAGGATGATCTGCTCCCATGGTGCAGCTGGGAGAATCATAGGCACGGGAGGGTCTGTAGTCAGAGCTCTGCAAAATCAAACTGGTGCTTCTATCATCTTTGCTCCTCCTATAACCAACTCCGATGACCGTCTAGTTACTGTTTCTGCATTGGAGAACCTTGAATCATCCCACTCTCCTGCACAGAATGCACTTCTTCTTGTCTTTGCTAGATCTATTGAGCATGACATTGAAAGAGCTCGTTCCTTGGGCTTGATTGAGGAAATTACCGTGACAGCAACCCTCCTGCTGCCACCAAATAAGGTCTCTTGTTTGATTGGAAGAGGAGGTAGGGTAGATTCAGAAATGATAGAAACAACTGGTGCTGACATACAGATTTTGCAAGGGGACCGAATCTTTGATTTCGCTTCAAAGAATGATGCAGTAATGCAG ATTACTGGCGAGCACAAAAATGTACAGAATGCTCTCTTTCAAGTTACCTGTAAACTGAGGGATAATCTTTTGCCCACCAAGATGCTCAGTGGATTGAGGGCGGGGAGCCCCTATAGAAGTGCGGGGGAGAGCACTATGTCGCATCAATCAGCTGGATCAGTCAGCCGGCGAATGTCTCGATTCCAATCAGGGAATAGGTTTGGAAGAAAGAGTGGATCAAGTACGTGA
- the LOC118063154 gene encoding uncharacterized protein isoform X1, which translates to MQQQQQQKHHRHKGPPRQPLIELQPGQVAFRVVCHVSKIGGLISHSSSVISPIWLEAGCLVHCEEAVKGSEHRVIVVVGSASPEKKIAVGEGETVEVSGAQEAVVRVLERMWRVDGKKDGGEYEGYCGLLANTSQIGAVVGREGRNIKRMKRTSGAHIWILQAPLCALKEDQLIQITGSSTLAVKKAVIAVTSCLQDYPTCEKDEVGLGIGAVRRRRSGSSGDPNAEFSPHSCSLLPTYSENIATDGDNKKPNEQSQVQFRMICSHGAAGIIIGKGGSVVRALQNQTGASIIFAPPITNSDDRLVTVSALENLESSHSPAQKALLLVFARSIEHDIERARSLGLIEEITVTATLLLPSNKVSCLIGRGGRVDSEMIETTGADIQILQGDRIFDFASKNDAVVQITGEEKNVQNALFQVTCKLRENLLPTEMLNGLRTGSLYRRAGEITMLHQSAGESLDSNQETSFEKRLDQVRDTRSSLLQLPQITGSSSVAIKKAVIDVTSCLQDCPPYEKDEVDLSLGAVRRRRSGSSGEPMCSLLPTYSENIATDGDNKKPNEQSQVQFRMICSHGAAGSIIGTGGSIVRALQNQTGASISFAPPITNSDDRLVTVSALENLESSHSPAQNALLLVFARSIEHDIERARSLGLIEEITVTATLMLPSNKVSCLIGRGGRVDSEMIETTGADIQILQGDRIFDFASKNDAVVQITGEEKNVQNALFQVTCKLRENLLPTEMLNGLRTGSPYRRAGEITMLHQSAGESLDSNQETSFAKRFDQITGSSSVAIKKAVIDVTSCLQDCPPYEKDEVDLSLGAGRRRRSGSSGEPMCSLLPTYSENIATDGDNKKPNEQSQVQFRMICSHGAAGRIIGTGGSVVRALQNQTGASIIFAPPITNSDDRLVTVSALENLESSHSPAQNALLLVFARSIEHDIERARSLGLIEEITVTATLLLPPNKVSCLIGRGGRVDSEMIETTGADIQILQGDRIFDFASKNDAVMQITGEHKNVQNALFQVTCKLRDNLLPTKMLSGLRAGSPYRSAGESTMSHQSAGSVSRRMSRFQSGNRFGRKSGSST; encoded by the exons atgcagcaacagcagcagcagaagcACCACCGTCACAAGGGTCCTCCACGACAGCCGTTGATCGAGCTCCAACCGGGTCAGGTTGCATTCCGAGTAGTCTGTCATGTTTCGAAAATCGGTGGTCTCATCAGCCACTCCAGCTCCGTAATATCCCCAATCTGGCTTGAAGCCGGCTGCCTTGTTCACTGCGAGGAGGCGGTGAAGGGGTCGGAGCACCGGGTGATAGTGGTGGTGGGGTCCGCTTCCCCAGAGAAGAAAATCGCGGTGGGTGAAGGTGAGACGGTGGAAGTGTCTGGAGCGCAGGAGGCGGTGGTTAGGGTTTTAGAAAGGATGTGGAGGGTGGATGGGAAGAAGGATGGTGGCGAGTACGAGGGTTATTGTGGACTTTTGGCCAATACGTCGCAGATTGGTGCCGTTGTGGGTAGAGAAGGCAGGAATATCAAGAGAATGAAGAGAACTAGTGGGGCTCATATCTGGATTCTCCAGGCTCCACTATGCGCTTTGAAGGAAGATCAATTAATTCAG attacagGCAGTAGCACTCTGGCTGTAAAGAAAGCAGTGATTGCTGTAACTAGCTGCCTTCAAGATTATCCTACATGCGAGAAGGATGAAGTGGGTTTAGGAATTGGAGCTGTTAGGAGAAGGAGAAGTGGTTCCTCTGGTGATCCAAATGCTGAATTCTCTCCTCATTCATGTTCCCTGCTACCCACATATTCTGAAAATATTGCAACTGATGGAGACAATAAGAAACCTAATGAACAATCACAAGTTCAATTTAGGATGATCTGCTCCCATGGTGCAGCTGGGATCATCATAGGCAAGGGAGGGTCTGTAGTCAGAGCTCTGCAAAATCAAACTGGTGCTTCTATCATCTTTGCTCCTCCTATAACCAACTCCGATGACCGTCTAGTTACTGTTTCTGCATTGGAGAACCTTGAATCATCCCACTCTCCTGCACAGAAAGCACTTCTTCTTGTCTTTGCTAGATCTATTGAGCATGACATTGAAAGAGCTCGTTCCTTGGGCTTGATTGAGGAAATTACCGTGACAGCAACCCTCCTGCTGCCATCAAATAAGGTCTCTTGTTTGATTGGAAGAGGAGGTAGGGTAGATTCAGAAATGATAGAAACAACTGGTGCTGACATACAGATTTTGCAAGGGGACCGAATCTTTGATTTCGCTTCAAAGAATGATGCAGTAGTGCAG ATTACAGGCGAGGAGAAAAATGTACAGAATGCTCTGTTTCAAGTTACCTGTAAACTGAGGGAGAATCTTTTGCCTACTGAGATGCTCAATGGATTGAGGACAGGGAGCCTTTATAGAAGAGCGGGGGAGATCACCATGTTGCATCAATCAGCTGGTGAATCTCTAGATTCCAATCAGGAAACAAGCTTTGAAAAAAGATTGGATCAAGTACGTGATACTCGTTCCTCATTGCTGCAGTTGCCACAG attacagGGAGTAGCTCTGTGGCCATAAAGAAAGCAGTGATTGATGTAACTAGCTGTCTTCAAGATTGTCCTCCATACGAGAAGGATGAGGTGGATTTAAGCCTTGGAGCTGTTAGGAGAAGAAGAAGTGGTTCCTCTGGTGAACCAATGTGTTCCCTGCTACCCACATATTCTGAAAATATTGCAACTGATGGAGACAATAAGAAACCTAATGAACAATCACAAGTTCAATTTAGGATGATCTGCTCCCATGGTGCAGCTGGGAGCATCATAGGCACGGGAGGATCCATAGTCAGAGCTCTGCAAAATCAAACTGGTGCTTCTATCAGCTTTGCTCCTCCTATAACCAACTCCGATGACCGTCTAGTTACTGTTTCTGCATTGGAGAACCTTGAATCATCCCACTCTCCTGCACAGAATGCACTTCTTCTTGTCTTTGCTAGATCTATTGAGCATGACATTGAAAGAGCTCGTTCCTTGGGCTTGATTGAGGAAATTACCGTGACAGCAACCCTCATGCTGCCATCAAATAAGGTCTCTTGTTTGATTGGAAGAGGAGGTAGGGTAGATTCAGAAATGATAGAAACAACTGGTGCTGACATACAGATTTTGCAAGGGGACCGAATCTTTGATTTCGCTTCAAAGAATGATGCAGTAGTGCAG ATTACAGGCGAGGAGAAAAATGTACAGAATGCTCTGTTTCAAGTTACCTGTAAACTGAGGGAGAATCTTTTGCCTACCGAGATGCTCAATGGATTGAGGACAGGGAGCCCCTATAGAAGAGCGGGGGAGATCACCATGTTGCATCAATCAGCTGGTGAATCTCTAGATTCCAATCAGGAAACAAGCTTTGCAAAAAGATTTGATCAA attacagGGAGCAGCTCTGTGGCCATAAAGAAAGCAGTGATTGATGTAACTAGCTGTCTTCAAGATTGTCCTCCATACGAGAAGGATGAGGTGGATTTAAGCCTTGGAGCTGGTAGGAGAAGAAGAAGTGGTTCCTCTGGTGAACCAATGTGTTCCCTGCTACCCACATATTCTGAAAATATTGCAACTGATGGAGACAATAAGAAACCTAATGAACAATCACAAGTTCAATTTAGGATGATCTGCTCCCATGGTGCAGCTGGGAGAATCATAGGCACGGGAGGGTCTGTAGTCAGAGCTCTGCAAAATCAAACTGGTGCTTCTATCATCTTTGCTCCTCCTATAACCAACTCCGATGACCGTCTAGTTACTGTTTCTGCATTGGAGAACCTTGAATCATCCCACTCTCCTGCACAGAATGCACTTCTTCTTGTCTTTGCTAGATCTATTGAGCATGACATTGAAAGAGCTCGTTCCTTGGGCTTGATTGAGGAAATTACCGTGACAGCAACCCTCCTGCTGCCACCAAATAAGGTCTCTTGTTTGATTGGAAGAGGAGGTAGGGTAGATTCAGAAATGATAGAAACAACTGGTGCTGACATACAGATTTTGCAAGGGGACCGAATCTTTGATTTCGCTTCAAAGAATGATGCAGTAATGCAG ATTACTGGCGAGCACAAAAATGTACAGAATGCTCTCTTTCAAGTTACCTGTAAACTGAGGGATAATCTTTTGCCCACCAAGATGCTCAGTGGATTGAGGGCGGGGAGCCCCTATAGAAGTGCGGGGGAGAGCACTATGTCGCATCAATCAGCTGGATCAGTCAGCCGGCGAATGTCTCGATTCCAATCAGGGAATAGGTTTGGAAGAAAGAGTGGATCAAGTACGTGA
- the LOC118063154 gene encoding uncharacterized protein isoform X3 — MRFEGRSINSGSSTLAVKKAVIAVTSCLQDYPTCEKDEVGLGIGAVRRRRSGSSGDPNAEFSPHSCSLLPTYSENIATDGDNKKPNEQSQVQFRMICSHGAAGIIIGKGGSVVRALQNQTGASIIFAPPITNSDDRLVTVSALENLESSHSPAQKALLLVFARSIEHDIERARSLGLIEEITVTATLLLPSNKVSCLIGRGGRVDSEMIETTGADIQILQGDRIFDFASKNDAVVQITGEEKNVQNALFQVTCKLRENLLPTEMLNGLRTGSLYRRAGEITMLHQSAGESLDSNQETSFEKRLDQVRDTRSSLLQLPQITGSSSVAIKKAVIDVTSCLQDCPPYEKDEVDLSLGAVRRRRSGSSGEPMCSLLPTYSENIATDGDNKKPNEQSQVQFRMICSHGAAGSIIGTGGSIVRALQNQTGASISFAPPITNSDDRLVTVSALENLESSHSPAQNALLLVFARSIEHDIERARSLGLIEEITVTATLMLPSNKVSCLIGRGGRVDSEMIETTGADIQILQGDRIFDFASKNDAVVQITGEEKNVQNALFQVTCKLRENLLPTEMLNGLRTGSPYRRAGEITMLHQSAGESLDSNQETSFAKRFDQITGSSSVAIKKAVIDVTSCLQDCPPYEKDEVDLSLGAGRRRRSGSSGEPMCSLLPTYSENIATDGDNKKPNEQSQVQFRMICSHGAAGRIIGTGGSVVRALQNQTGASIIFAPPITNSDDRLVTVSALENLESSHSPAQNALLLVFARSIEHDIERARSLGLIEEITVTATLLLPPNKVSCLIGRGGRVDSEMIETTGADIQILQGDRIFDFASKNDAVMQITGEHKNVQNALFQVTCKLRDNLLPTKMLSGLRAGSPYRSAGESTMSHQSAGSVSRRMSRFQSGNRFGRKSGSST, encoded by the exons ATGCGCTTTGAAGGAAGATCAATTAATTCAG GCAGTAGCACTCTGGCTGTAAAGAAAGCAGTGATTGCTGTAACTAGCTGCCTTCAAGATTATCCTACATGCGAGAAGGATGAAGTGGGTTTAGGAATTGGAGCTGTTAGGAGAAGGAGAAGTGGTTCCTCTGGTGATCCAAATGCTGAATTCTCTCCTCATTCATGTTCCCTGCTACCCACATATTCTGAAAATATTGCAACTGATGGAGACAATAAGAAACCTAATGAACAATCACAAGTTCAATTTAGGATGATCTGCTCCCATGGTGCAGCTGGGATCATCATAGGCAAGGGAGGGTCTGTAGTCAGAGCTCTGCAAAATCAAACTGGTGCTTCTATCATCTTTGCTCCTCCTATAACCAACTCCGATGACCGTCTAGTTACTGTTTCTGCATTGGAGAACCTTGAATCATCCCACTCTCCTGCACAGAAAGCACTTCTTCTTGTCTTTGCTAGATCTATTGAGCATGACATTGAAAGAGCTCGTTCCTTGGGCTTGATTGAGGAAATTACCGTGACAGCAACCCTCCTGCTGCCATCAAATAAGGTCTCTTGTTTGATTGGAAGAGGAGGTAGGGTAGATTCAGAAATGATAGAAACAACTGGTGCTGACATACAGATTTTGCAAGGGGACCGAATCTTTGATTTCGCTTCAAAGAATGATGCAGTAGTGCAG ATTACAGGCGAGGAGAAAAATGTACAGAATGCTCTGTTTCAAGTTACCTGTAAACTGAGGGAGAATCTTTTGCCTACTGAGATGCTCAATGGATTGAGGACAGGGAGCCTTTATAGAAGAGCGGGGGAGATCACCATGTTGCATCAATCAGCTGGTGAATCTCTAGATTCCAATCAGGAAACAAGCTTTGAAAAAAGATTGGATCAAGTACGTGATACTCGTTCCTCATTGCTGCAGTTGCCACAG attacagGGAGTAGCTCTGTGGCCATAAAGAAAGCAGTGATTGATGTAACTAGCTGTCTTCAAGATTGTCCTCCATACGAGAAGGATGAGGTGGATTTAAGCCTTGGAGCTGTTAGGAGAAGAAGAAGTGGTTCCTCTGGTGAACCAATGTGTTCCCTGCTACCCACATATTCTGAAAATATTGCAACTGATGGAGACAATAAGAAACCTAATGAACAATCACAAGTTCAATTTAGGATGATCTGCTCCCATGGTGCAGCTGGGAGCATCATAGGCACGGGAGGATCCATAGTCAGAGCTCTGCAAAATCAAACTGGTGCTTCTATCAGCTTTGCTCCTCCTATAACCAACTCCGATGACCGTCTAGTTACTGTTTCTGCATTGGAGAACCTTGAATCATCCCACTCTCCTGCACAGAATGCACTTCTTCTTGTCTTTGCTAGATCTATTGAGCATGACATTGAAAGAGCTCGTTCCTTGGGCTTGATTGAGGAAATTACCGTGACAGCAACCCTCATGCTGCCATCAAATAAGGTCTCTTGTTTGATTGGAAGAGGAGGTAGGGTAGATTCAGAAATGATAGAAACAACTGGTGCTGACATACAGATTTTGCAAGGGGACCGAATCTTTGATTTCGCTTCAAAGAATGATGCAGTAGTGCAG ATTACAGGCGAGGAGAAAAATGTACAGAATGCTCTGTTTCAAGTTACCTGTAAACTGAGGGAGAATCTTTTGCCTACCGAGATGCTCAATGGATTGAGGACAGGGAGCCCCTATAGAAGAGCGGGGGAGATCACCATGTTGCATCAATCAGCTGGTGAATCTCTAGATTCCAATCAGGAAACAAGCTTTGCAAAAAGATTTGATCAA attacagGGAGCAGCTCTGTGGCCATAAAGAAAGCAGTGATTGATGTAACTAGCTGTCTTCAAGATTGTCCTCCATACGAGAAGGATGAGGTGGATTTAAGCCTTGGAGCTGGTAGGAGAAGAAGAAGTGGTTCCTCTGGTGAACCAATGTGTTCCCTGCTACCCACATATTCTGAAAATATTGCAACTGATGGAGACAATAAGAAACCTAATGAACAATCACAAGTTCAATTTAGGATGATCTGCTCCCATGGTGCAGCTGGGAGAATCATAGGCACGGGAGGGTCTGTAGTCAGAGCTCTGCAAAATCAAACTGGTGCTTCTATCATCTTTGCTCCTCCTATAACCAACTCCGATGACCGTCTAGTTACTGTTTCTGCATTGGAGAACCTTGAATCATCCCACTCTCCTGCACAGAATGCACTTCTTCTTGTCTTTGCTAGATCTATTGAGCATGACATTGAAAGAGCTCGTTCCTTGGGCTTGATTGAGGAAATTACCGTGACAGCAACCCTCCTGCTGCCACCAAATAAGGTCTCTTGTTTGATTGGAAGAGGAGGTAGGGTAGATTCAGAAATGATAGAAACAACTGGTGCTGACATACAGATTTTGCAAGGGGACCGAATCTTTGATTTCGCTTCAAAGAATGATGCAGTAATGCAG ATTACTGGCGAGCACAAAAATGTACAGAATGCTCTCTTTCAAGTTACCTGTAAACTGAGGGATAATCTTTTGCCCACCAAGATGCTCAGTGGATTGAGGGCGGGGAGCCCCTATAGAAGTGCGGGGGAGAGCACTATGTCGCATCAATCAGCTGGATCAGTCAGCCGGCGAATGTCTCGATTCCAATCAGGGAATAGGTTTGGAAGAAAGAGTGGATCAAGTACGTGA